The stretch of DNA TACGTCACTCTTCAGTGTGTCTGAGCTGAAACACACGTCATACTGCTGAGTAGATTTAGAGTAAGACCAGCTTCCGTCAGGGTGTGTGGTGATCACTGGGGCGCTGTACCTTCTGAAACTGTCGTCTGTCCTGTGGCATTTTACAGCTATTAAACTGATGAGGCTCAGTAAAAATATCACTGACACCGAGGCAATGGCGATCAACAAATACAGGTTTAAATCAGAGAAGTTTTCCTCCTTTCTCGGCACATTTCTGAATTGAGTCTGGATTTCACCTGTACtttcaaccaccactacatcaatAGACACAGTCGCTGACAGTGAGGGTTCTCCGTTATCAGAAACCAACACGACCAACGGGTGAGTTTTCAGGTCATTGTCACTCATTCTCCTCTTAGTCCTTAGTTCCCCGGTGCTGGTTCCGATTCGGAAGAGGTTGGTTCCCTTAGGCTCAGAGATGTGATAAGAAAGCAGCGCATTGTAGCCAGAGTCGGCGTCTACAGCCCTGATCTTGGCCACAAAGTAGCCCGCTTCAGCAGAATAGGGAACGTTCTCAGTGTTAACGGAGCCGTGTTCAGAATAGGGCGCGAGAATCCCAGGACTGTTGTCATTCTCATCCAGGATAAAAACGTTCACAGTCACGTTGCTGCTGAGTGGAGGAACACCAGAGTCTGTGGCCTGAACTTTGAACTGGAAAGTTTTGATCTCCTCATAGTTAAAAGACTGCAGACTGATTATATCTCCAGTATCTGAGTTTATATTTACAGATGATGATATTGAAACACTTTTATCTAATAACGAATACGTCATCATTGCATTTTCATCTGAATCTGGGTCAAAAGCAAACATCGTGTAAATGACGTCTCCTACCGGACTGTTCTCTTTCACATAAACATTAATCACGGGTTCTGAGAATAGAGGAGCGTTGTCATTGACATCAGAAACGTGTACTGTAATAACGCTGGTGCTGGAGAGAGGCGGGGTCCCTTCATCCGTAGCTGTGATAGTGACATTATACTGAGAAGCGCTTTCTCTGTCAAGAGGCCCGTCAACCACTAACGAATAATAGTTTTTGTAGTTCGATTTCAATTTGAATGGAACAGACCCAATAatattacagttagtgagtccGTTCTTACCTCCGTCTTTATCAGTTACTGTCACCAAGGCAACTACTGTCCCTATCTCATCATCCTCTTTGACTGGGCTCATGAGGGACGTCACTGATATTTCAGGGACATTGTCATTGACATCAATAACTTCTACTAACACTTTGCAATACGTTTTCCGTGAGGAGTGCCCTCGGTCCATCGCCTCAGCCCGAATTTCATAGGCGGCAGTTACCTCATGGTCCATAGTTTTCTTAACAGTAATTATGCCTGTATCTGAATTTATAGCAAATGTATCCGAGTGGCTTAAACTACCTCGACCTATTAGTGAGTACATAATCTCGCCATTTACGCCCTCGTCAAGATCCGTCGCGGTGAGAGTTATTATTGCTGTACCAGATGAAACGTTTTCAGGAACGCTAACCTTATAAAGTGGTTTGCTAAATGAAGGTGCATTATCATTAACGTCTTCCACATTTACTGTGATCATTAATGTCCCGGATCTTGGAGGTTTTCCTCCATCTACAGCGGTCAGTGTGAGCTGGATAACGGGCTGTTTCTCTCGGTCTAAAGCTTTCTGCAGCACTAACTCAGCAGACACACTCTGCTCTCCACCGCTCTGTACATCCAGGGAGAAGTGTTCATTTGGGCTCAGCTTGTAGCTGTTTACCGAGTTACTGCCCGTATCTGCGTCATTCGCTATCGGTAGTGGATATCGCTCACCGGGAAATGCCGCCTCGGTGATATTAAGTACATGTATTCTTTCGAGGAAAGATGGTACATTATCATTTATGTCTAAAATATCAATTTCAACCTGGTGCAGCTGTGTAGGATGGCTCAATATGGCTTCTATATTTAAGGAGCACTTCACCGTATTTGGACAAagctcctctctatctatcctctcctcaACGAACATAATTCCTGTCTTCAAATTTGCCTCGAAATACCTCTTACTATGTCCTGATACAATCCTTAGACCCCTCGACTCCAATTCCTGAACATTAAGGTTTAAATCCTTAGCGAGATTCCCCACAAACGTGCCTTTGTCAACCTCCTCTGAAACGGAGTAAGAGATCTGCGCTGCAGACCAGTCAAATAAACAAAGCAACGCGACGCACTGAATCCAAACACTTTCTCTTTGTCTTCGACGACCCATCGTTAATGGGGCAAAACAACTGAACCCAAGTAATGGTTTTGTACCCACGAAAACTCGAATATTCCGTTATATGTCAGAGATCTGTACAGCCCTGCCCTCTCCGTCTCACCACCATTCGAGAGTTTCTCTTCACAATACGCTCGAGACTGGTGACTGACGCAGTTGGtttttttttgagagagagagaattagattCTTAGGATATTAATGACTTCTCTCCCATCTGTGGTCTATAGCGACACCATGTGTTACTATTGATTTATTTTCGTTTCATTTTATATACCATAGTATGACTTATTGCGATAGTAACCACATGTTAAAATATAACTGGGAGAAACCAGCGAGCAACGTTGACTCAAATGTTAATCAATCCCTTCATGCATCAAATAGTTCAATTCGAATACACGTACTCATGATAGGTAGTACAGATGTGGGAACAAACAATGGGAACACTTCAAATGAGACTTGGTAGTCGTACACAGTGGCGGAGTTGAAAGTGGACACGATCAAAGCTTTCGAGCAGTCAAGAAACCAAATAAAGTATTATTGACTTAAAAGAAACGGAATCACAAAATATACAAATTGATTGTTAGATGAAAAATACACATCTTTCAAAACAAACTTCGTAAATCACTTGAATGAATGACTTGCACTTTCAACGACGAAAATCATGTATCAAAATAGGCCTCTGCCCCTGAAAACCATTATAGCAACTTTGACAGATTCCGGAATTTCACAGCAATGTCCAAACAACAATTCGTCTGACGTCAAGCCAATATTTAACACATGTTCTCAAACGATATATTACAGCACAGCTACTACCATATAAACGAACTGAAATCATGATACCATATACGTTTTTGCCAAATGTCTGTCATTTTGAAAACTGCTACAATACGGAACGTTTTGAGACACAAAAGCAAAGAATTGCCCATAGATCTTACCTTCTCATTGTGGGGTAATGTCTGAGTCCTGTTAAACGTGTCATTTCCATTAATACTGATCAGTTCTGCATCTGCAGGTGGATACGGAGCGGGGAAAACCACTACGTCACTCTTCAGTGTGTCTGAGCTGAAACACACGTCATACTGCTGAGTAGATTTAGAGTAAGACCAGCTTCCGTCAGGGTGTGTGGTGATCATTGGGGCGCTGTACCTTCTGAAACTGTCCTCTTTCCTGTGGCATTTTACAGCTATTAAACTGATGAGGCTCAGTAAAAATATCACTGACACCGAGGCAATGGCGATCAACAAATACAGGTTTAAATCAGAGAAGTTCTCCTCCTTTCTCGGCACATTTCTGAATTGAGTCTGGATTTCACCTGTACtttcaaccaccactacatcaatacacacagtcgCTGACAGTGAGGGTTCTCCGTTATCAGAAACCAACACGACCAACGGGTGAGTTTTCAGGTCATTGTCACTCATTCTCCTCTTAGTCCTTAGTTCCCCGGTGCTGGTTCCGATTCGGAAGAGGTTGGTTCCCTTGGGCTCAGAGATGTGATAAGAAAGCAGCGCATTGTAGCCAGAGTCGGCGTCTACAGCCCTGATCTTGGCCACAAAGTAGCCCGCTTCAGCAGAATAGGGAACGTTCTCAGTGTTAACGGAGCCGTGCTCAGAATAGGGCGCGAGAATCCCAGGACTGTTGTCATTCTCATCCAGGATAAAAACGTTCACAGTCACGTTGCTGCTGAGTGGAGGAACACCAGAGTCTGTGGCCTGAACTTTGAACTGGAAAGTTTTGATCTCCTCATAGTTAAAAGACTGCAGACTGATTATATCTCCAGTATCTGAGTTTATATTTACAGATGATGATATTGAAACACTTTTATCTAATAACGAATACGTCATCATTGCATTTTCATCTGAATCTGGGTCAAAAGCAAACATCGTGTAAATGACGTCTCCTACCGGACTGTTCTCTTTCACATAAACATTAATCACGGGTTCTGAGAATAGAGGAGCGTTGTCATTGACATCAGAAACGTGTACTGTAATAACGCTGGTGCTGGAGAGAGGCGGGGTCCCTTCATCCGTAGCTGTGATAGTGACATTATACTGAGAAGCGCTTTCTCTGTCAAGAGGCCCGTCAACCACTAACGAATAATAGTTTTTGTAGTTCGATTTCAATTTGAATGGAACAGACCCAATAatattacagttagtgagtccGTTCTTACCTCCGTCTTTATCAGTTACTGTCACCAAGGCAACTACTGTCCCTATCTCATCATCCTCTTTGACTGGGCTCATGAGGGACGTCACTGATATTTCAGGGACATTGTCATTGACATCAATAACTTCTACTAACACTTTGCAATACGTTTTCCGTGAGGAGTGCCCTCGGTCCATCGCCTCAGCCCGAATTTCATAGGCGGCAGTTACCTCATGGTCCATAGTTTTCTTAACAGTAATTATGCCTGTATCTGAATTTATAGCAAATGTATCCGAGTGGCTTAAACTACCTCGACCTATTAGTGAGTACATAATCTCGCCATTTACGCCCTCGTCAAGATCCGTCGCGGTGAGAGTTATTATTGCTGTACCAGATGAAACGTTTTCAGGAACGCTAACCTTATAAAGTGGTTTGCTAAATGAAGGTGCATTATCATTAACGTCTTCCACATTTACTGTGATCATTAATGTCCCGGATCTTGGAGGTTTTCCTCCATCTACAGCGGTCAGTGTGAGCTGGATAACGGGCTGTTTCTCTCGGTCTAAAGCTTTCTGCAGCACTAACTCAGCAGACACACTCTGCTCTCCACCGCTCTGTACATCCAGGGAGAAGTGTTCATTTGGGCTCAGCTTGTAGCTGTTTACCGAGTTACTGCCCGTATCTGCGTCATTCGCTATCGGTAGTGGATATCGCTCACCGGGAAATGCCGCCTCGGTGATATTAAGTACATGTATTCTTTCGAGGAAAGATGGTACATTATCATTTATGTCTAAAATATCAATTTCAACCTGGTGCAGCTGTGTAGGATGGCTCAATATGGCTTCTATATTTAAGGAGCACTTCACCGTATTTGGACAAagctcctctctatctatcctctcctcaACGAACATAATTCCTGTCTTCAAATTTGCCTCGAAATACCTCTTACTATGTCCTGATACAATCCTTAGACCCCTCGACTCCAATTCCTGAACATTAAGGTTTAAATCCTTAGCGAGATTCCCCACAAACGTGCCTTTGTCAACCTCCTCTGAAACGGAGTAAGAGATCTGCGCTGCAGACCAGTCAAATAAACAAAGCAACGCGACGCACTGAATCCAAACACTTTCTCTTTGTCTTCGACGACCCATCGTTAATGGGGCAAAACAACTGAACCCAAGTAATGGTTTTGTACCCACGAAAACTCGAATATTCCGTTATATGTCAGAGATCTGTACAGCCCTGCCCTCTCCGTCTCACCACCATTCGAGAGTTTCTCTTCACAATACGCTCGAGACTGGTGACTGACGCAGTTGGtttttttttgagagagagagaattagattCTTAGGATATTAATGACTTCTCTCCCATCTGTGGTCTATAGCGACACCATGTGTTACTATTGATTTATTTTCGTTTCATTTTATATACCATAGTATGACTTATTGCGATAGTAACCACATGTTAAAATATAACTGGGAGAAACCAGCGAGCAACGTTGACTCAAATGTTAATCAATCCCTTCATGCATCAAATAGTTCAATTCGAATACACGTACTCATGATAGGTAGTACAGATGTGGGAACAAACAATGGGAACACTTCAAATGAGACTTGGTAGTCGTACACAGTGGCGGAGTTGAAAGTGGACACGATCAAAGCTTTCGAGCAGTCAAGAAACCAAATAAAGTATTATTGACTTAAAAGAAACGGAATCACAAAATATACAAATTGATTGTTAGATGAAAAATACACATCTTTCAAAACAAACTTCGTAAATCACTTGAATGAATGACTTGCACTTTCAACGACGAAAATCATGTATCAAAATAGGCCTCTGCCCCTGAAAACCATTATAGCAACTTTGACAGATTCCGGAATTTCACAGCAATGTCCAAACAACAATTCGTCTGACGTCAAGCCAATATTTAACACATGTTCTCAAACGATATATTACAGCACAGCTACTACCATATAAACGAACTGAAATCATGATACCATATACGTTTTTGCCAAATGTCTGTCATTTTGAAAACTGCTACAATACGGAACGTTTTGAGACACAAAAGCAAAGAATTGCCCATAGATCTTACCTTCTCATTGTGGGGTAATGTCTGAGTCCTGTTAAACGTGTCATTTCCATTAATACTGATCAGTTCTGCATCTGCAGGTGGATACGGAGCGGGGAAAACCACTACGTCACTCTTCAGTGTGTCTGAGCTGAAACACACGTCATACTGCTGAGTAGATTTAGAGTAAGACCAGCTTCCGTCAGGGTGTGTGGTGATCATTGGGGCGCTGTACCTTCTGAAACTGTCCTCTTTCCTGTGGCATTTTACAGCTATTAAACTGATGAGGCTCAGTAAAAATATCACTGACACCGAGGCAATGGCGATCAACAAATACAGGTTTAAATCAGAGAAGTTCTCCTCCTTTCTCGGCACATTTCTGAATTGAGTCTGGATTTCACCTGTACtttcaaccaccactacatcaatacacacagtcgCTGACAGTGAGGGTTCTCCGTTATCAGAAACCAACACGACCAACGGGTGAGTTTTCAGGTCATTGTCACTCATTCTCCTCTTAGTCCTTAGTTCCCCGGTGCTGGTTCCGATTCGGAAGAGGTTGGTTCCCTTGGGCTCAGAGATGTGATAAGAAAGCAGCGCATTGTAGCCAGAGTCGGCGTCTACAGCCCTGATCTTGGCCACAAAGTAGCCCGCTTCAGCAGAATAGGGAACGTTCTCAGTGTTAACGGAGCCGTGCTCAGAATAGGGCGCGAGAATCCCAGGACTGTTGTCATTCTCATCCAGGATAAAAACGTTCACAGTCACGTTGCTGCTGAGTGGAGGAACACCAGAGTCTGTGGCCTGAACTTTGAACTGGAAAGTTTTGATCTCCTCATAGTTAAAAGACTGCA from Oncorhynchus kisutch isolate 150728-3 linkage group LG15, Okis_V2, whole genome shotgun sequence encodes:
- the LOC109878377 gene encoding protocadherin alpha-8-like isoform X8; the protein is MGRRRQRESVWIQCVALLCLFDWSAAQISYSVSEEVDKGTFVGNLAKDLNLNVQELESRGLRIVSGHSKRYFEANLKTGIMFVEERIDREELCPNTVKCSLNIEAILSHPTQLHQVEIDILDINDNVPSFLERIHVLNITEAAFPGERYPLPIANDADTGSNSVNSYKLSPNEHFSLDVQSGGEQSVSAELVLQKALDREKQPVIQLTLTAVDGGKPPRSGTLMITVNVEDVNDNAPSFSKPLYKVSVPENVSSGTAIITLTATDLDEGVNGEIMYSLIGRGSLSHSDTFAINSDTGIITVKKTMDHEVTAAYEIRAEAMDRGHSSRKTYCKVLVEVIDVNDNVPEISVTSLMSPVKEDDEIGTVVALVTVTDKDGGKNGLTNCNIIGSVPFKLKSNYKNYYSLVVDGPLDRESASQYNVTITATDEGTPPLSSTSVITVHVSDVNDNAPLFSEPVINVYVKENSPVGDVIYTMFAFDPDSDENAMMTYSLLDKSVSISSSVNINSDTGDIISLQSFNYEEIKTFQFKVQATDSGVPPLSSNVTVNVFILDENDNSPGILAPYSEHGSVNTENVPYSAEAGYFVAKIRAVDADSGYNALLSYHISEPKGTNLFRIGTSTGELRTKRRMSDNDLKTHPLVVLVSDNGEPSLSATVSIDVVVVESTGEIQTQFRNVPRKEENFSDLNLYLLIAIASVSVIFLLSLISLIAVKCHRTDDSFRRYSAPVITTHPDGSWSYSKSTQQYDVCFSSDTLKSDVVVYPAPYPPADAELISINGNDTFNRTQTLPNKEEPKVPNSDWRYSASLRTGMQSSVHMEESSVMQGAQGVMVQNWPTVSSATGDAEGGETSPPMGAGVDSNSWHFRYGAGGPGGPPQHLKPGEVPPEAFIIPGSPAIISIRQQGGEDDKSDFITFGKKEEAKKKKKKKKEKKDKKDKGKDDDE
- the LOC109878377 gene encoding protocadherin alpha-8-like isoform X5 encodes the protein MGRRRQRESVWIQCVALLCLFDWSAAQISYSVSEEVDKGTFVGNLAKDLNLNVQELESRGLRIVSGHSKRYFEANLKTGIMFVEERIDREELCPNTVKCSLNIEAILSHPTQLHQVEIDILDINDNVPSFLERIHVLNITEAAFPGERYPLPIANDADTGSNSVNSYKLSPNEHFSLDVQSGGEQSVSAELVLQKALDREKQPVIQLTLTAVDGGKPPRSGTLMITVNVEDVNDNAPSFSKPLYKVSVPENVSSGTAIITLTATDLDEGVNGEIMYSLIGRGSLSHSDTFAINSDTGIITVKKTMDHEVTAAYEIRAEAMDRGHSSRKTYCKVLVEVIDVNDNVPEISVTSLMSPVKEDDEIGTVVALVTVTDKDGGKNGLTNCNIIGSVPFKLKSNYKNYYSLVVDGPLDRESASQYNVTITATDEGTPPLSSTSVITVHVSDVNDNAPLFSEPVINVYVKENSPVGDVIYTMFAFDPDSDENAMMTYSLLDKSVSISSSVNINSDTGDIISLQSFNYEEIKTFQFKVQATDSGVPPLSSNVTVNVFILDENDNSPGILAPYSEHGSVNTENVPYSAEAGYFVAKIRAVDADSGYNALLSYHISEPKGTNLFRIGTSTGELRTKRRMSDNDLKTHPLVVLVSDNGEPSLSATVCIDVVVVESTGEIQTQFRNVPRKEENFSDLNLYLLIAIASVSVIFLLSLISLIAVKCHRKEDSFRRYSAPMITTHPDGSWSYSKSTQQYDVCFSSDTLKSDVVVFPAPYPPADAELISINGNDTFNRTQTLPHNEKPKVPNSDWRYSASLRTGMQSSVHMEESSVMQGAQGVMVQNWPTVSSATGDAEGGETSPPMGAGVDSNSWHFRYGAGGPGGPPQHLKPGEVPPEAFIIPGSPAIISIRQQGGEDDKSDFITFGKKEEAKKKKKKKKEKKDKKDKGKDDDE